Proteins encoded in a region of the Atopobium sp. oral taxon 416 genome:
- a CDS encoding DUF5710 domain-containing protein: MLGADEKSKGAANWAMGSSNPNIMNVAATRAKKQFYVIGDLKLYRGLGSDAIKKTLEAIDQFNQRIQKSNTNADQKEDFTAQYEEGEPGVVDGKALLDTLEKEFSSALPNAPQNAEAGTPNKPQEQRQQQRNVLPVTQNQQRQPQQDLRPVRNYQRQPQQNTRPAQNYWGNHRGQSRQNAYLAQNRQQRPQYQQSQRNSHPTPQIIKRRVDLNVPYEEKDEAKKLGARWDYKRKTWYVRPGSDLNEFRRWLK; encoded by the coding sequence GTGCTTGGCGCTGATGAAAAAAGCAAGGGTGCCGCTAATTGGGCCATGGGTTCGAGCAATCCGAACATCATGAACGTTGCGGCAACCCGTGCCAAAAAGCAGTTCTATGTGATTGGCGACCTGAAGCTTTACCGTGGCTTAGGCAGTGACGCTATTAAGAAGACACTTGAAGCGATCGATCAATTCAATCAACGGATACAGAAATCCAATACCAATGCGGATCAGAAAGAAGACTTCACAGCGCAGTACGAAGAAGGGGAGCCGGGTGTCGTCGATGGAAAGGCTTTGCTTGATACTCTGGAGAAGGAATTCTCGTCTGCATTACCGAATGCACCGCAGAACGCTGAGGCTGGGACACCGAATAAACCACAAGAACAGCGGCAACAACAAAGGAACGTGCTCCCTGTTACACAGAACCAACAGCGTCAACCGCAGCAGGATTTGCGACCTGTACGGAATTATCAACGGCAGCCGCAACAGAATACACGCCCTGCGCAGAATTACTGGGGAAACCATCGGGGACAGTCGCGGCAGAATGCATATCTGGCACAGAATCGACAGCAGCGACCTCAATATCAGCAGTCGCAGCGAAACTCACATCCGACGCCGCAGATAATCAAGAGGCGGGTGGATCTGAATGTCCCCTATGAGGAAAAAGACGAAGCTAAGAAGTTAGGCGCCAGGTGGGACTATAAACGCAAAACATGGTATGTGCGGCCAGGCTCTGACCTGAACGAGTTTAGAAGATGGCTGAAGTAA
- a CDS encoding acyl-CoA dehydratase activase, which yields MSTTDNTVFYACKYTPLELLAGYGVNPKLCEVHPSNNAEATNLLASKNICGFGKGLLERLLKPDVHAAVLTTCCDTVRRVFDIVQDRADPDMFLFLLDIPHKTGPKEVEFFKKQLKDLAQAYAAYSSATFDITRAIGALSPSVPTTADHVSLIGAHGYPELLEEVQASLPLPVANETCTARHIDTPVPNDLARLKSPYDCVGCDQADTGGQDPLDTFLDWYAPALLKQMPCMRMEDVSRRKELFADPHQKGVVYHTMKFCDYYGFEYARIAAHQSFPLVKIETDPTTQSTGQLRTRLEAFGETLDVQTVKTEPRTEPKVQTPSQPGSPGKRYVIGIDCGSTSTDAVVMDSDKHLLSSVIIPTGAKAGTASAKAIQSVLEQAKLTPGQISCTVATGYGRDMVEGVDSTITEITCHAKGAHYLFPKAHTIIDIGGQDSKVIHIGDNGEVLSFVMNDKCAAGTGRFLEMMARTLEMPLSDFCKAGLEWKHPVRISSMCTVFAESEVVSLVAKDTPIPDIIHGLNNSVARKTVMLARRVHAEPPYVMTGGVAHNIGAVHALSDALKSEVTTHKDSQLCGAIGAALLGLES from the coding sequence GTGTCAACCACTGACAATACAGTCTTCTACGCGTGCAAGTATACGCCCCTCGAGCTCTTGGCAGGCTACGGGGTAAACCCTAAGCTGTGTGAGGTCCATCCCTCAAACAACGCTGAGGCAACCAACCTGCTTGCCTCTAAGAATATCTGCGGCTTCGGTAAGGGGCTGCTGGAGCGGCTCCTCAAACCGGATGTCCATGCCGCAGTCCTCACCACCTGCTGCGATACAGTGAGAAGAGTATTCGATATCGTGCAGGACCGTGCAGACCCTGACATGTTTCTGTTCTTATTGGATATTCCGCATAAGACGGGACCAAAGGAAGTTGAGTTCTTCAAGAAGCAGCTGAAGGATCTCGCACAGGCATATGCCGCCTATTCCAGCGCCACCTTCGATATCACCCGTGCGATCGGCGCGCTTTCTCCTTCAGTTCCGACCACAGCTGACCATGTCTCCCTGATCGGAGCCCATGGTTATCCTGAACTGCTCGAGGAAGTGCAGGCGAGCCTCCCACTTCCGGTGGCCAATGAGACCTGCACCGCCCGCCACATCGATACACCGGTCCCCAATGATCTGGCACGCCTCAAGTCGCCCTACGACTGCGTAGGGTGTGATCAGGCAGATACTGGTGGGCAGGATCCGCTCGATACCTTCCTCGATTGGTATGCACCGGCACTCCTTAAACAGATGCCCTGCATGCGTATGGAGGATGTCTCAAGGCGCAAGGAACTCTTCGCAGATCCCCACCAAAAAGGCGTAGTCTATCACACGATGAAGTTCTGCGACTACTACGGCTTCGAGTATGCGCGCATCGCCGCTCACCAGAGCTTCCCGCTCGTGAAAATTGAGACAGACCCCACGACGCAGAGCACCGGACAGCTGCGCACCCGCCTCGAAGCCTTCGGAGAGACCCTAGATGTTCAAACTGTGAAGACTGAACCGAGAACAGAGCCTAAAGTTCAGACCCCGTCACAGCCAGGCTCCCCTGGAAAGCGCTACGTGATCGGCATCGACTGTGGGTCCACCTCGACCGATGCTGTGGTGATGGACTCAGACAAGCACCTCCTCTCCTCGGTGATTATCCCGACCGGCGCGAAAGCCGGAACGGCATCAGCCAAGGCTATCCAGAGTGTACTGGAGCAAGCCAAACTCACTCCTGGCCAGATCAGCTGCACCGTCGCTACCGGCTATGGCAGAGATATGGTCGAGGGCGTAGACAGCACGATCACCGAGATCACCTGCCACGCTAAAGGCGCGCACTACCTCTTCCCGAAGGCCCATACCATTATCGATATCGGAGGACAGGACTCCAAAGTCATCCATATCGGGGACAACGGTGAGGTCTTATCCTTCGTTATGAATGACAAATGCGCCGCCGGAACCGGCAGATTCCTGGAGATGATGGCGCGCACCTTGGAGATGCCCTTGTCTGACTTCTGCAAGGCTGGGCTTGAGTGGAAACACCCCGTCCGTATCAGCTCCATGTGTACGGTCTTTGCAGAGTCTGAAGTTGTCTCTCTTGTGGCCAAGGACACTCCGATCCCTGATATTATCCACGGACTCAATAATTCAGTCGCCCGGAAAACCGTGATGCTCGCCCGCCGCGTCCATGCAGAGCCACCCTATGTGATGACCGGAGGAGTGGCACACAATATCGGTGCCGTCCACGCGCTCTCCGACGCTCTGAAATCCGAGGTCACCACCCATAAGGATTCGCAGCTGTGCGGAGCGATCGGCGCCGCCCTGCTCGGACTTGAATCATAG
- a CDS encoding 2-hydroxyacyl-CoA dehydratase subunit D, with protein sequence MSPDDIVAWYGRVAGTNLVAHPRFTHNWLMMGYELMAKKTQINADKRYLPSGNEGYALFMDQIVKGQAHPNRSVITSIFTPNEIFHNMGVLPLTAEAVAAFVSGAQAEHWTINAAEGMGIPETYCSYHKTLLGLSLSGVADPPRMLAATSVACDANNLTFKTLADKWRIPFYYVEVPFEVSRDSIEYVADELRGMRDMAEDAFHAKLYEQKLKESCALSKQTQETLLKALRHRAGHNLHNEMTVDQMEMLNFHLLLGTKGALHLAQTMDRDFAQAEPYHGLNLVWVHVQPFFLSVLGEQINFSQRAQIIASDMMYDCLPPTGAEAKLPGAHENGWLFDPGKPYEFMAERVVRNCFNGSSERRADTVVRLAKATHADGVVVFTHWGCRQTEGASGIIQARAEEAGFPTLILAGDGCDRANCMAGQMKTRFDAFLEQLEAKRVNH encoded by the coding sequence TTGAGTCCTGACGACATTGTTGCTTGGTACGGACGCGTGGCAGGAACCAATCTCGTCGCGCATCCGCGCTTTACCCATAACTGGTTGATGATGGGCTATGAGCTCATGGCAAAAAAGACCCAGATCAACGCCGACAAACGCTACCTCCCCTCCGGCAATGAAGGCTATGCCCTCTTTATGGACCAAATCGTAAAGGGACAGGCCCATCCTAACCGTTCGGTCATCACCTCTATCTTTACGCCCAACGAGATCTTCCACAACATGGGTGTTCTTCCGCTCACTGCTGAAGCGGTTGCCGCCTTCGTGAGCGGCGCCCAGGCGGAGCATTGGACAATCAACGCCGCAGAGGGCATGGGCATTCCGGAGACCTACTGTAGCTATCACAAGACACTGTTGGGCCTAAGCCTCTCAGGCGTAGCCGACCCGCCCCGCATGCTTGCGGCAACCTCAGTAGCCTGCGATGCAAACAATCTGACCTTCAAGACCTTGGCCGACAAGTGGCGAATCCCCTTCTACTATGTTGAGGTCCCCTTTGAAGTCTCACGGGACTCAATTGAATACGTAGCCGACGAGCTGCGCGGCATGAGGGATATGGCAGAGGATGCCTTCCACGCCAAACTGTATGAGCAAAAGCTAAAAGAGTCCTGTGCCCTCTCCAAACAGACGCAAGAGACGCTCCTCAAAGCCCTGAGGCACAGAGCAGGGCACAACCTGCACAATGAAATGACCGTAGACCAGATGGAGATGCTCAACTTTCACTTGCTGCTCGGCACCAAAGGTGCCCTCCACCTCGCTCAGACGATGGACCGTGATTTTGCCCAGGCAGAGCCGTACCATGGCCTCAATTTAGTCTGGGTCCATGTACAGCCTTTCTTCCTGTCGGTCTTAGGTGAGCAGATCAACTTCTCTCAGCGCGCACAGATCATCGCCTCAGATATGATGTATGATTGCCTGCCTCCGACGGGCGCCGAAGCGAAGCTTCCCGGAGCCCATGAGAACGGCTGGCTCTTCGATCCGGGCAAACCCTATGAGTTCATGGCGGAAAGGGTCGTGCGTAACTGCTTCAACGGCTCCTCTGAGCGCCGCGCCGACACCGTCGTGAGACTGGCCAAGGCAACCCACGCCGACGGCGTCGTAGTCTTCACCCACTGGGGCTGCCGGCAGACTGAAGGCGCCTCAGGGATCATCCAGGCACGGGCAGAGGAAGCGGGATTCCCCACCCTGATCCTGGCCGGTGACGGCTGTGACCGCGCAAACTGCATGGCGGGTCAGATGAAAACAAGATTCGATGCCTTCCTGGAGCAATTGGAGGCGAAACGTGTCAACCACTGA
- a CDS encoding insulinase family protein has translation MSSTKSYLEPDPTLSVGSTHAGFTVQSIEPIQELSGTAYIFKHDATGARLMWLATADTNKSFAIGFKTPPKDSTGVFHILEHSVLDGSDKYPVKEPFVNLLKTSMQTFLNALTFPDKTVYPVSSTNEKDLENLMDVYLDAVLHPAIYHRPRIFEQEGWHYEMADKDAPLTYNGVVFNEMKGALSDPDEVLYQKLQSTLFPDNGYAYVSGGDPKVIPTLTYQQFLNTHARHYQLSNSYTILYGAIDIERELAFIGKRFDEATDRKAGDPNPLKLQKPLVVKDPVKVEMATAQKNASAALSYVIGSSRDREKVLAVDVLLDTLAGSNEAPLKRAVMDADLADDFQAQLLDGIQQPLAFFELKGLQEGAAAKFRPFLEEQCTKLVEQGLDHDKLKASLAQAEFNLREGDWSISDGVALSIQALSGWLYNEDDATLYLHYADALKHMREGLDNGYFEDLLRELILDSKHTAAVELIPTEAGTQSEETKVLAERKAQLSDEEINKVIQEAQALHQEQATPDSPEDLAKLPQLHVSDITDAPAEPTTTDLSTPIPCWFHEMDTHGIGYVYYYFDLKRIGFEEMPYVSLLTDLLGNLRTQHHTASELDTLTETKLGSFDVFYDNYGQDNDLTVVNPKLVVAASALSDNVESLASIPEEIWRETLFDANLDRIYEILQQRRISLERGFVNSGHTAAVNAAVAQLTPGARLNAKLSGVEFYEFLKKLLDRWRYRKQPTTEVLYNLASRIFTKEGTIVSFTGSKEDCSRFWKAAGDLNLKEKGTDYISATRLKIPEVAPKDQAFIIPSKVNYVAEVSLPAPHDSTVPGTWQVATRPLTYSYLWNEVRVKGGAYGVDIRHQANGMTENTSFRDPSIDATMRRYEQEGTWLANWKARPNELDGYIVSTVAGLDAPKKPKAKARLQDALRFQGRPADYIQKLRRQVLNTTEEDIRALAPFLDYANKHHVTCVFGSAEAIKASKHDFEIHELMEEKK, from the coding sequence ATGTCTTCAACCAAAAGCTATCTTGAGCCCGATCCAACCTTAAGCGTCGGCAGCACCCATGCCGGCTTCACCGTGCAGAGCATAGAGCCAATCCAGGAGCTCTCCGGGACGGCATATATCTTCAAGCACGATGCAACCGGGGCTCGACTCATGTGGTTGGCCACTGCTGACACCAACAAGTCCTTCGCAATCGGTTTTAAAACCCCGCCCAAGGACTCAACCGGCGTCTTCCACATCTTGGAGCACTCTGTCCTCGATGGGTCCGACAAGTATCCGGTCAAAGAGCCCTTCGTCAATCTGCTCAAGACCTCTATGCAGACCTTCCTGAATGCCCTAACTTTCCCGGACAAGACCGTTTACCCGGTCTCCTCCACCAATGAGAAGGACCTCGAGAACCTGATGGACGTCTACCTGGACGCCGTGCTGCATCCGGCTATCTACCATCGCCCGAGGATCTTCGAGCAGGAGGGCTGGCACTATGAGATGGCGGATAAGGACGCACCACTTACCTACAACGGCGTGGTCTTCAATGAGATGAAGGGTGCGCTCTCCGACCCGGATGAGGTGCTCTATCAGAAACTGCAGTCGACGCTTTTCCCGGACAACGGCTACGCCTACGTCTCCGGCGGCGATCCGAAGGTCATCCCGACCCTCACCTACCAGCAGTTCCTGAACACCCATGCCCGTCACTATCAGCTCTCCAACTCCTACACGATCCTCTACGGCGCCATCGATATCGAGCGTGAGCTCGCCTTCATCGGCAAGCGCTTCGACGAGGCGACCGACCGCAAGGCCGGCGACCCCAACCCGCTCAAGCTGCAGAAACCCTTGGTTGTGAAGGATCCAGTTAAGGTAGAGATGGCGACCGCACAGAAGAATGCCTCCGCAGCCCTCAGCTATGTGATCGGCAGCTCCCGCGACCGTGAGAAGGTCCTCGCCGTCGACGTACTGCTCGACACCCTTGCGGGCTCCAATGAAGCACCGCTCAAGCGTGCAGTGATGGACGCGGATTTGGCTGATGACTTCCAGGCACAGCTCCTTGACGGTATCCAGCAGCCGCTCGCCTTCTTTGAGCTCAAAGGCTTGCAGGAGGGCGCCGCAGCGAAGTTCCGTCCGTTCCTGGAGGAGCAGTGCACAAAGCTCGTTGAGCAAGGTCTGGATCACGACAAACTGAAGGCCTCCCTCGCACAGGCAGAGTTCAACCTGCGCGAAGGTGATTGGAGTATCTCCGACGGCGTAGCCCTCTCCATCCAAGCACTGTCCGGCTGGCTTTACAACGAGGATGACGCAACGCTCTATCTGCACTATGCCGACGCCCTGAAGCATATGCGTGAAGGCCTCGACAACGGTTACTTTGAGGATCTGCTCCGGGAGCTGATCCTGGATTCCAAACACACCGCCGCCGTCGAGCTGATTCCGACTGAGGCCGGTACGCAGTCCGAGGAGACCAAAGTACTCGCAGAGCGTAAAGCCCAGCTGAGCGACGAGGAGATCAACAAGGTGATCCAGGAGGCGCAGGCGCTTCACCAGGAGCAAGCAACCCCCGATTCCCCGGAAGACCTCGCAAAACTGCCGCAGCTCCATGTCTCCGATATCACCGATGCTCCGGCAGAGCCGACCACCACGGATCTTTCAACCCCGATCCCCTGCTGGTTCCATGAGATGGATACCCACGGGATCGGCTACGTCTATTACTATTTCGATCTGAAGCGTATCGGCTTCGAGGAGATGCCGTACGTCTCGCTCTTGACCGATCTGTTGGGCAACCTCAGAACCCAGCACCACACCGCCTCTGAACTCGACACCCTGACCGAGACCAAGCTCGGCAGCTTCGACGTGTTCTACGACAACTACGGCCAGGACAACGATCTCACGGTCGTCAATCCGAAGCTTGTGGTCGCCGCCTCAGCTTTGAGCGACAACGTCGAGTCCTTAGCTTCAATCCCCGAGGAGATCTGGAGAGAGACCCTCTTCGACGCAAACCTCGATAGAATCTATGAGATCCTGCAGCAGCGCCGCATCTCGCTGGAGCGGGGCTTCGTGAACTCCGGACACACGGCTGCGGTGAACGCAGCCGTGGCGCAGCTCACCCCAGGCGCCCGTCTCAACGCCAAACTGAGCGGCGTAGAGTTCTACGAATTCCTGAAGAAGCTCCTCGACCGCTGGCGGTACCGCAAGCAGCCGACCACCGAAGTCCTCTACAACCTCGCATCCCGCATCTTTACGAAGGAAGGCACGATCGTGAGCTTCACCGGCTCCAAAGAGGACTGCAGCCGCTTCTGGAAGGCCGCCGGCGACCTCAACCTGAAAGAGAAAGGCACCGACTACATCTCTGCCACACGCCTTAAGATCCCTGAGGTCGCCCCCAAGGATCAGGCTTTCATTATCCCCTCCAAGGTCAACTACGTCGCCGAGGTTTCTCTTCCTGCTCCCCATGATTCAACTGTGCCGGGAACCTGGCAGGTAGCCACCCGTCCACTTACCTATAGTTACCTATGGAATGAAGTGCGTGTGAAGGGTGGAGCCTACGGCGTAGACATCAGGCACCAGGCAAACGGCATGACGGAAAATACCTCCTTCCGCGACCCTTCCATCGATGCCACGATGCGACGCTATGAACAAGAGGGGACTTGGCTTGCAAACTGGAAGGCGAGACCCAATGAGTTGGATGGCTATATTGTCTCCACCGTCGCCGGTCTCGATGCCCCGAAGAAACCGAAAGCCAAAGCCCGTCTCCAGGATGCGTTGCGTTTCCAGGGACGCCCCGCAGACTATATCCAAAAGCTGCGCCGCCAAGTGCTCAATACCACCGAGGAAGACATCCGCGCTCTGGCGCCTTTTCTGGACTACGCGAATAAGCACCATGTAACCTGCGTATTCGGCTCTGCTGAGGCTATCAAAGCCTCGAAGCATGACTTCGAGATCCACGAACTTATGGAAGAGAAGAAATAA
- a CDS encoding universal stress protein: MADNNLLDYDKVFVSLDGTEQQDKVLKRAISIAATNYARLYIGHVIDSTALETAGNYPLELIPTLEAQFRDSIAALLKQAEGNKDIQEVKVIIRAGRIRETLKEEMLDKIEPDIVICGARGLSSIKYALLGSISSYLVRASKCDVLVVK; encoded by the coding sequence ATGGCAGATAACAATCTTCTCGACTATGACAAAGTATTCGTCTCGCTCGATGGAACCGAACAGCAGGATAAAGTACTGAAACGTGCCATAAGCATCGCGGCAACCAACTATGCAAGGCTCTATATCGGTCACGTAATCGACTCCACCGCGCTGGAAACCGCCGGTAACTATCCTTTGGAGCTGATCCCGACACTGGAAGCGCAGTTCAGGGATTCCATTGCAGCCCTGCTGAAACAGGCTGAAGGCAACAAAGATATCCAAGAGGTTAAGGTTATCATCCGGGCCGGACGCATCCGTGAGACCTTAAAGGAAGAGATGCTCGACAAGATCGAGCCGGATATCGTGATCTGCGGCGCCCGCGGCCTGTCCTCCATTAAGTATGCGCTTCTGGGATCCATCTCAAGCTACCTGGTACGCGCATCCAAATGCGACGTCTTGGTCGTGAAGTAA
- a CDS encoding undecaprenyl-diphosphate phosphatase — translation MNLVELIISAIYGVVEGITEWLPISSTGHMLLLNEFLPLQVSADFWDMFLVVIQLGAILAVVVLFFYQLNPFSPSKGKAGRRRTWRMWGQIIVACLPAAIIGVPFNDWMTDHLSSPFVIAAALIVYGVLFIIIENVRESKVKRILEGGGARPQHMAAPEVEDTNNLSELADSEAAVQRVQDMPWKTAFGIGCFQVLSLVPGTSRSGSTIIGGLLLNCSRSVAAEFTFYLAVPVMIGASGLKLFRFFSKGNVSTSEEAAILGVGCIVAFLVSLIAIRFLMNFVKKHDFKPFGWYRIILGIVVIAYFALTA, via the coding sequence GTGAATCTAGTAGAGCTCATCATTTCCGCGATCTATGGTGTTGTCGAAGGTATCACCGAATGGCTGCCGATCTCATCAACGGGCCACATGCTCCTGTTGAACGAGTTCCTGCCGCTTCAGGTTTCGGCGGATTTCTGGGATATGTTCCTCGTTGTTATCCAACTCGGGGCAATCCTCGCCGTCGTTGTACTCTTCTTCTATCAGCTGAATCCGTTTTCACCCAGCAAAGGGAAGGCGGGACGCAGACGCACCTGGCGTATGTGGGGGCAGATCATTGTCGCCTGCCTGCCGGCAGCGATTATCGGCGTTCCCTTCAATGACTGGATGACCGATCACCTGTCCAGCCCCTTTGTGATTGCGGCAGCACTTATCGTCTACGGTGTTCTATTCATCATTATCGAAAACGTCCGCGAGAGCAAAGTGAAGAGGATCCTCGAAGGAGGAGGCGCACGCCCCCAACATATGGCAGCGCCTGAGGTGGAAGATACGAACAACCTTTCCGAGCTCGCAGACAGCGAAGCCGCGGTCCAGCGGGTGCAGGATATGCCTTGGAAAACCGCGTTCGGTATCGGCTGCTTCCAGGTCCTGTCCCTCGTCCCGGGCACTTCACGCTCCGGCTCCACCATTATCGGTGGCCTGCTGCTCAACTGCTCCCGCAGCGTCGCGGCTGAGTTCACCTTCTATCTGGCAGTGCCGGTGATGATCGGCGCTTCAGGGCTGAAACTATTCCGCTTCTTCTCTAAGGGCAATGTCTCTACAAGCGAGGAAGCCGCGATTCTGGGTGTTGGCTGCATCGTAGCTTTCCTGGTCTCGCTGATTGCGATCCGCTTCTTGATGAATTTTGTGAAGAAGCACGACTTCAAGCCGTTCGGTTGGTACCGCATCATCCTCGGTATCGTTGTTATCGCTTACTTCGCCCTGACGGCTTAA
- a CDS encoding peptidase U32 family protein, whose translation MRAAADNFFPEELERAVSYAHAHNVQIHLTLNTMMSDEDIAELPGYLRWIQSVGVDAIIVADLGVMRLWKKYAPQVELHVSTQDSVMNAEAARAYAALGASRIVVARELSIEAIKRMKAALPPTLTLETFVHGSMCMAYSGRCLLSAALVGPERSANRGACTQPCRWNWRIAEGDDPQRALPVEEEGGRSYVLSASDLCMLDHLEELQDAGIDSFKIEGRNKGAYYVGCVTNAYRHVLDGEDPELWRSELDKVSHRPYSTGFYFGQPKQVGAFGRGEDYIRDRLFIGSITKTYADDGGNRWTEFVSRNKADMTEPLVVLSPHHPIRAISLTDLEQWDEKTQGWVPCVAVHATSARYRFTSELSLETLDMLAQDVE comes from the coding sequence ATGCGTGCCGCAGCGGACAACTTCTTCCCAGAGGAGTTGGAGCGGGCGGTCTCCTATGCACATGCACATAACGTGCAGATACATCTCACACTCAATACCATGATGAGCGACGAGGACATCGCAGAGCTGCCTGGATATCTGCGCTGGATCCAGTCGGTCGGGGTGGATGCGATCATCGTCGCCGACCTCGGCGTAATGCGCCTGTGGAAGAAATATGCCCCGCAGGTTGAACTGCACGTCTCAACGCAGGATTCCGTAATGAATGCAGAGGCCGCACGGGCCTATGCCGCGCTTGGAGCTTCGCGAATTGTCGTGGCACGCGAGTTGAGCATCGAGGCAATCAAACGCATGAAGGCCGCCTTGCCCCCGACGCTCACCTTGGAGACCTTTGTGCACGGCTCGATGTGCATGGCGTACTCGGGAAGATGTCTGCTGTCCGCAGCATTGGTCGGGCCTGAACGCTCTGCAAACAGAGGCGCCTGCACGCAACCCTGCCGTTGGAACTGGAGGATCGCCGAGGGCGACGATCCCCAGCGGGCTCTGCCGGTTGAGGAGGAAGGTGGTAGGTCCTATGTCTTGTCCGCCAGCGATCTGTGCATGCTCGACCATCTCGAAGAGCTGCAGGATGCTGGTATCGATTCCTTCAAGATCGAGGGACGCAACAAGGGCGCCTACTACGTGGGCTGCGTCACGAATGCCTATCGCCATGTTCTTGACGGGGAAGATCCTGAACTGTGGCGTTCTGAATTGGACAAGGTGAGCCATCGACCCTACAGCACCGGCTTCTACTTCGGGCAACCCAAACAGGTGGGAGCGTTTGGAAGAGGGGAAGACTACATCCGCGACCGTCTCTTTATTGGATCGATCACCAAGACGTATGCAGACGATGGGGGAAATCGGTGGACAGAGTTTGTATCGCGCAACAAGGCGGATATGACAGAGCCGTTGGTGGTGCTTTCTCCTCATCATCCAATCAGAGCCATCTCGCTCACTGATCTTGAACAGTGGGACGAGAAAACACAGGGGTGGGTACCGTGTGTGGCAGTTCATGCTACCTCTGCCCGGTACCGTTTCACCAGTGAGCTGTCACTTGAGACACTGGACATGCTGGCGCAGGATGTTGAGTAG